The following DNA comes from Triticum aestivum cultivar Chinese Spring chromosome 3D, IWGSC CS RefSeq v2.1, whole genome shotgun sequence.
agctggaattctggacctgaaaaagctacgccaaAGATACCTATTcttcacatctccaaatgagctgagatttcacagagatttattttggaataatagaaattattggagaaaagaactaccagaggggggcacccaggtgcccactagacaccagggtgcgcctacccccctgttgcgccctggtgggtagtggggcccctggccagcctccggtgcccatcttctggtatataagcccatttgacctagaaaaaatactgagaggactttcgggatggagtgtcgccgtcttgaggcggaacttgggcaggagcacttttgctctgcggcggagcgattccgccggggacacttccctccgggagggggaaatcgaggccatcgtcatcaccaacaaccttctcatcgtgggaggatcaatcgtcatcaacatcttcactagcaccatctcatctcaaaccctagttcgtctcttgtgttcaatctttgtatcaaaacctcagattggtacctatgggtgactagtagtgtttattacatcttgtagttgatgctagttggtttatttggtgaaagattatatgttcagatccattatgctatttaatatccctctaatcttgagcatgaacattatttgttagtagttgcttttgttcttgaggacatgggagatgtcttgtcataagtaatcatgtgaatttggtattcgttcgatattttgatgatatgtatggtgtgattcccttagtgggtgtcatgtgaatgttgactacatgacacttcaccatctttggtcctaagggaatgcattatggagtagtaattagatgatgggttgctagagtaacagaagcttaaaccctggtttatgcgctattccataaggggctgatttggatccatatgtttaatgctatggtagattttatcttaattcttctttcgtagttgcggatgcttatgagaggggttaatcataagtgggaggcttgttcaagtaagaacagcacccaagcaccggtccactcacatatcaaattatcaaagtagcgaacacgaatgaaagaaatatgatgaaagtgactagatgaaattcccatgtgtcctcgagaacgttttacttattataagagaccgctCCGGTCCTTTGCAAAAAAAAGGATTGGACTACCTTGCTGCACctattgttacttttgctacttgttacaaattatcttgctaccaaactatctattaccgataatttcagtgcttgcaaaaaataccttgttgaaaactgcttgtcattttcttctgctcctcgttgggttcgacactcttacttatcgaaagaactatgattgatcccctatacttgtggatcatcagtgcCCGCATCGTAGCAGCTGCACAGAACATGCACACACACGCATCACATGCATTTAGGGACGGAGCCAAGATTCAGGCATAAAGGGGGCGAGTTTGCTCGTGGAGGGGGCAAGCTCTCATGGTGTGGAAAAAATTGACGGCAACAACCACTACCACTGAAGAAGTAGCAGTTTGTTGAGGGGGTCTAGCCCCACCTCCACCACCCCTAAAATCATCCATGTATGCATTCAAGCGaagctttttcttcttctttttggaagcTCCACCAGTGTGCCTCGAACTTCGAGGCATCACCAACGGCTAGCCATCATGACGCGACTGAACTGGCTATGTTTCACCATGTTGTCCGGGAGGACAACCTTTCACTCGTTGCTGCCTCTCCCTAGCATGGATCGTCCCCCAAGGCAACCAGGCCCTTGGCTTCACCGTGCGCACGCTCGTCGCATGATCATCACGCTTTGGTAGATGCTTCTCGAGGCCATGGAGGGCGAGCGATTCGTCATTGAGATCTCCGGGCCACCAGCAAGGACGTTCAGCTCCTCGAGCACCGACATCTCTGCCGCCGCGGCCTGGACCATGTCTCCTCTAAATTAGCTTCCCCTGCTAGACCTTGGTAGCAGGCGATTCCGGCCACGCCCACGCGAGCACAATGTGCCCACGATGGGGCTGACCATACCTAAGACCAACGACATGTTTCGTTCTGACGAACATATGGACCTCTGACAAATTCTGTCTGGTTGGAGGACTGCGCCAACATGCCAAAGCCAGTTCCACTTACCAAGAACAATGTCATGTGGGTCCAACACCAAGAAAATGTTGAAGGGGTCGATGACCTTCAAAGCAACGCCCTGCAGGGGGTGGGTGGGGAGTGACATGGAAACGACCCCTTCCCCCGACCTACACCAGAGTCTTAGGCTTTCGCCTGTAGAACATGACCTGGGGGTGGAGGGTGAGGAAGACTCTCCATAACCTCCTTCCCCCTCACACACACATTGGAGGAAACAAACGCCCATGAGCACCGTGTTGCCAGTGCTTTCGCTCGGAGCAGTCCACCCCCACGTGATCGGGCAGCACGTCTGACACCAGCCAATGTGATGGTGTCGCCGCCATCACGTAGGAGCCACCAACCTCACCGTGCAACGGCCGGACCGGGAAATATCTTGTGCTTCCGGAGCACCTAAGTTCCCTAGATCCCACAATCATAGGGAGAGCTTGCATGAATTTCCAGAAAACCCACAACGAGTCCTATCATTACACACAAGTCCAGCAACTCCTCAGCTGATCGTTCGATCTACATCCAAGGGCCGAGCTCGCGCTGGAACACAGGATATTCAACCACAGCCGGACCACCGGTGAGCCCCTGCGCCATTGCTACGCCAAACGGCTTCTGCTTCATAAGATTTATAATTTGCGCTTCAAATATTTATCAGGATTGGGTCCAGAAAACATTAGCGTCTAAACTTTTGTCCTTCCAGCAGCTCCAAAGAAAAGCACAGCGACAATGtaactctttttctttttttctttttttccttttttctggaaGCAACATAACGTAACTTGAATTCAAGTAGAGTAAATATAAACTGAATGCAACCTCCCCAGTTATGAATATCTGTTTGGTCACGGTACACAAATAGGGCACCCTTCAGACGATGGAAAAAGATATCCATCCCAGGAACCTTACACAATCAACACATCAATCTATCACGCTGTGATTGGTAGAAACAACGCATATTTTTCTCTCCTTGGAATGATATTCACACTAccatctttttctcttcttctgtGAGGAAACAATCACCGCATTGCCATCAGCGTAGCAGTTTCTCTCCTGCATGCAAATTTCAACCCACAGCCGATGGCCGGTCTTGAATTAAGCCGGACAGGCACTCATAACCCCTCTGTCTTCCAGACTACAGAAGGACCCCTCTTCTCAAGTTCACAAGGACGGAGCTTGTTCATTACACGCCCCATCATAGCCATCGCCGCGATGCTTGGAAACTGACCTTCAAGACAATCAGGTGGTGTGTTAGACTTTCGCGATTGCTTTCCTGGACTCGAAGCTCCATGAAAACTAGGGGAGCCACCTTGGCACCACCTCCCTATCCAGTGATTAAGACTTTTTGTTGACATACGAGACGCATCTTGGTTTTGTTGGTCCATCAATGTTTCATGCACCACTTGGTCCTCCTTAACCTGTTTGATCATGCAAGCACTGTCCCTCTTATAATCAAGCACTTGACCAAACACTGTACATGCTCCTCCAGGAGTTGCTATGTCTCCAGTCTTTGGTTTCTTGGAACAAGGAACATGTGGATCTGAACTATCACATTTCAGGCGTTTCAGCCACTTGTCATTTGGATCTGAGCATACTGGTGACTCAGTTGGAGCCTTGGAAATCGGATTTCTCATTCTGCTCATTTGAAAAAGAACTAGATCCAAATTCATGCTTGACGTTTTGGGTATGTTCCATTCTTTCTTACTAGCACAAGTTGCTTTGGAATAAGAGTTTTGATGCTCCGAGCTCATGTTGATTGTTTCATTTCCTTCACAGCAGCTTGATACTCTTTTAGTTGAGGAAGAGACTACCCGTTCAGTTTTTTCTGAGTCTGGGTAACCAGAGTCCTGTGGAACAATTGTTAGTTAGACAACATTCATAATAAGTTGCACCTTTTCCAATATAAATAAAATGCTTTAGTTCCAGGGTTCCTGAAGCTGATCAGACTATGAGCAACAGAAAGTTAAATGTACATGAATATACTAAATTTAACAAATGGTCATATTTCAACAAAGTTATAATGTGGCAAACGAGATTCTGGAGTAGGAAAAGGATTCCACCAAAGACAACTAATTTTATGATCTTCAATGAGCAGACGTTGTGGGTGTTAGTACGTGCATCAAAGGAGCACTAGTTCCATCACGACCGGTCGGACTGAAAAGTGCATCATAGGCCCCCATAGTGAATTTTGATGATTTATGACAACATGATtaggacaggggtgcgtggaagttagctatccacttgccagaaccatgagttggtttcgAGATCTTAACTTGAACCACGTGTGGAGAAAGTTTTTTTTGCTTAAGTACTCAAACGCACTTGGTCCAAATCTTCCACAAAACCTGAGAACCTCTCAGTGATCCCTGATCAGAGCTGCCGAGTGTGTCATTCGGTCCCTCAGAGTGAGTTGAGAGAGTGGCACCAATGCATTTGGACCCTCCAAGCGAGGCGTCCGGATATACCGGGATGCTACAGAGGCCAACCGCTAGCGTTTGGCGTGTCTGAGTGAGCAATACTCAGAACCTTCGAGACTGTGTAGTGTGGATCTTAGGTTTGGTTCCGTCTCTCCGAGATGGATAAATCCATCCGGACAAGCCGAAagtaagtactccctccgatccatattaattgtcgctgcaTGTGTTGGTAGGAAGGGAAGCCTTGGCGCAGCAGTAAAGGTgtaaagctgttgccttgtgaccacgttgtcacgggttcgagtcctggaaatagcctcttacagaaatgtagggaaaggctgcgtacaaaaagacccaaaagtggtcggaccctacacaagcgggagctacgtgcaccgggGTGCCCTTTTTTAGAAATGCTTGTGTAGGTTCGTAGGCCTCTTACAGAAAtgcagggaaaggctgcgtacaaaaggcccaaagtggtcagacccttccccagaccctacTCAAGCAATCAGAGTTATGTTCTTGAAAGGTAGGAATCTTTTGCAGGATGTTGATTTACAGTAGCATGCAAAGTgcgatttttttagaaaaaaagatACATTTTTCACCTTTCAACTTTGAATTCTGAAACCAGTTCTTCTAATCCTGAAGTTTTCCAAATTTATTTGCATGTCACTCCCATTTCCTGATATTTTTCCGACCTCTGAAATANNNNNNNNNNNNNNNNNNNNNNNNNNNNNNNNNNNNNNNNNNNNNNNNNNNNNNNNNNNNNNNNNNNNNNNNNNNNNNNNNNNNNNNNNNNNNNNNNNNNNNNNNNNNNNNNNNNNNNNNNNNNNNNNNNNNNNNNNNNNNNNNNNNNNNNNNNNNNNNNNNNNNNNNNNNNNNNNNNNNNNNNNNNNNNNNNNNNNNNNNNNNNNNNNNNNNNNNNNNNNNNNNNNNNNNNNNNNNNNNNNNNNNNNNNNNNNNNNNNNNNNNNNNNNNNNNNNNNNNNNNNNNNNNNNNNNNNNNNNNNNNNNNNNNNNNNNNNNNNNNNNNNNNNNNNNNNNNNNNNNNNNNNNNNNNNNNNNNNNNNNNNNNNNNNNNNNNNNNNNNNNNNNNNNNNNNNNNNNNNNNNNNNNNNNNNNNNNNNNNNNNNNNNNNTGTTCTTACCCGTCTGATTGATATGTTTGTATTTTCCCTTTTTTACATGTTTCTGATTTTTCATGATTTCCTTGATCTTTTTTTCTTTCCTAATTTTGTTCAATTGACATGCATGCTTTCATACAAGAATAAAGTCATATACTACTAAATAATCTTTCATGACTGCATAAATGCCTTCATGTTTCTTGGAAAACCAGACTATCTTTTGGTTGCATATATAGTAAATTAACATAAAGCAAAGTGGAATTGTACCTTTTGTGTTGACGTTGAAGCGAACCCTGCAAAGAAACCAGAACAAACAAGTCATTAACATTACAATGAGCAGAGGTAGTGCAAGAATGTATGTAGATTATCAGATGACACATTTTGACACAAACAGCCTGATAAATACTTAAGTTCTGTCATCCAGATGCACCAGAAGTTCAGAAGGTAAGTCAAGTTATACTAGATTATTTCATAACCGTCTCACCTGCTATGGATTTTGATGCATCATGAGCATCGCTGTACAATGTATCTGTTTTTGTCGAGAACTGTTTCTGTGTTTCCAATGAACATCTGCTTGTGTTACTGCGAGAATTCACCGAATATGTTGGATCTTTGGAGCATGTGAGATGTGGTTTGGATGGTACTGTTAACATTTCAAATAAGTAGGACCCTTTTTGCTTGCTATTTGTCAATTTTTGCCTTGGTGGTTTTCTACAAGCCAGTGCTTCACCTTTGCTCTTCATTACTGGTGCCTTTTCAATTTTTTCCAGTAACTTGGAGATCTCTGTGAAATTCACAGCAGAATCCACTTTGCGATATTGTTGTTCACCTTGTAACAAATTAGGAAATGTCACACCTTGGCCATTAATGTCCACATCAATGCCCTTGCCAATGGAAGAAGCATCAACTGATTTCATCTGGTATTCTCTATCTAATGCTGGCTCATAAAATACTACTTCCTCTAAATCCTGTTGTTTTTGGCATCTTTCAGATGTTCCTAACTTCTGTTCCAACaaaggttcaacaatttcatcgtCTTTTCTGCTTGCTGAAAATATGTCTTTATTCTTGCTAGACTGATAAGGTGACCCTTTTGATGGGCTACCAAGGGAATTAGTTTCATCCTTGCTGCAAGAGCACGATTCTTCAACTGACAAATGTCCTTTCAGATTTCTTCCTGCATGGTCAGAATTGAGACCGAGACAATCATCTTGATGAGGTTGGATGACTGCTGCAGATTTGCAGTGAGTCATATTTTCATCAGATACTTGGTGTGTGTGGAACTGATATTCCTTTGATGAAAATGCCATTGTATTAGACGCAGATATATTTGCCTTCAAATTATATTGTGGGACAAAAAATTTATCAGATGACGCAGAAAGAGCAGACCGTCTTGGGTTGAGTATACAGTCAATTTTCCTATTGATTGCAAACATAGGAAAATGACTCCATTCTGAACTCAGATTGTCAGAGCTCAAAAGTTTATGAGAATCCACAGAAAAATCTGAAGGCTTATGTACAGAAAATCTTTCTGATATCACTGTCTTAGCAGCATATACATTCAGATTTTTCTGTACCATAGATCTTTCGAAAGGTCTATTAAACTGATCAGTATTCTTGCATTGAACTTCTTGGCAAACATCATGTGCTACACCCCACATATTAGAACTGAATTGCTGTGTATTCCCGGAAGATGCACCTCCATGGCTAACTCCAACCATCAACCTTTCAGCCATCCTAGCTTTCATGAGCTCAAAAGGTAAATTCCCACAATCTTTTGAATATCCGACATCATCGGTTTCCTCAAACGGACTACAGCTCTTGCTATTTTGAGGTTCTGCACTGTGGCCATCTCTTGTCCAGTGTGCCATCCACAGGGAGTGCTTGCGGTAAGATGATTCTCTGATATCACTTTTGCTCAGCAGAAGTTCAAAGTCTTCATTCTCACCAAATCTTTTGGAAGCACCACCAGACATGACTATATGCAGTTCAGTTTAAGAAAATTGCCTGAAGCTTCTGCAGCAAACAGGAAAAGAATGAAGTAAGTCATTTTGTGGTGTGATATACCTGTCTATGCCAAATGAAACCAGTATAAAGAAGAAACGAACAAAAGAGCTGGAGGACAACAATAGCTCTTAAAATTTACACATGTAAATGTGAATTTGCACATTTTGCACAAAGACAAAATATAGGGTtgatagttcaaacttcaaatcaCCCATTTATCACAAATTATGCAAAGTGCCACCAATTTAGTAAAATAACAGTAATTTCGATTGTACTTGACATGTTCCACAACATGTTATAGATTGGCACAGTACCAAATAGTAAGGAGAAGACTAGTAAACTGGTAAACTTTGACCCTTGTATGAAGTCATTCTGATGGTTCTTTTAAGTTTTAATCCCATTCTATGAAGTTGGACTGTGTAAGATTAGGGAAACCACACGTTGTGGTGCCTTGTATTGATCAATATATATAGGTTACAAGGCAGAGTTCGTATCATACAATATACGGACACCTATACAAGGACTACACATATACAACCGTATAACTATACAAAAACAATACGGTTATATATTCCAACACCCTCCCTCAGTCGTAAACGGGCGTCGGCGAATGTTAAGACTGTCCCGAAAATCCAGAAAGAGAGGAGATGGCAATCCTTTGGTGAAAATGTCCGCAAATTGAGAAGAACTCGGAACGTGAAGAACCCGGACCTCGCCTGTGGTGACACGGTCTCGCACAAAGTGTAAATCGATCTCCACATGCTTGGTGCGCTGATGATGAACGGGATTCTGTGTCATGTAAACAGAGCTCACATTGTCACAAAACACCACAGTGGCACCAGTCACCGGTCGATGAAGCTCCTGAAGAAGCTGCCGTAACCAACATGTTTCAGCCACGACATTTGCAACTGCCCTGTATTCGGCCTCGGCGCTGGAGCGAGCGACCGTGTGCTGCCGCTTAGCAGACCACGACACCAGGTTAGTGCCAAGAAAGACGCAATAACCCGAGGTAGACCGGCGAGTGTCAGGGCAACCTGCCCAATCAGCGTCAGAATAGGCCAGCAATTTGTTGGAGCTGCGTCGAAACAAAGTGAGGCCATGGCCGGTGGTGCCGCGGATATAGCGAAGCACACGCTTCACAAGGAGCAAATGATTAGCCCGAGGATCATGCATACGAAGACAAATCTGCTGCACAGCATAAGAGATGTCCGGCCGAGTGAACGTGAGGTACTGAAGACCGCCTGCAATACTACGATACTCGGTGGGATCTGCAACTGGATCACTGGACTTGGCTGAAAGTTTGAAGGTAGTATCAACGGGAGTAGAGATGGGTTTGCACTGCAACATGCCAGCTCTGTCAAGAAGATCCAATGCATACTTCTCCTGTGAGAGGAACAAACTGTCCTTGCTGCGTGTGACAGAGATGCccagaaaataatgaagatcacCCATATCTGTCATACTGAATTCGGTACGAAGAGAGGCAATCAAACTGTGCAACAATGTCGAGGAAGATGCAGtcaggataatgtcatccacatagagcaGGAGATAGGCCATGTCAGCACCACGCCGATAGACGAACAACGAGCTGTCGGACTTGGAGCCAATGAAACCAACCGATGCAATGAACGAAGCAAACCGCTGAAACCATGCTCGAGGCGCCTGTTTCAAACCATAGAGTGATTTGTTGAGACGACAAACCTTATCAGGGAAACGAGGATCAGTGAACCCAGAAGGCTGACGAGCATAAACAGTGTCGATGAGAGTGCCATTGAGGAACGCATTCTTGACGTCAAGCTGATGAATGGACCAGTCACTAGAGAGAGCAAGAGAGAGCACTGTTCGAATAGTGGCTGGCTTAACGACTGGGttgaaagtttcatcaaaatcgatACCTTCTCGCTGAGTAAATCCACGAAGCACCCAGCGAGCTTTGTAGCGATCCAAAGAACCATCAGACTTCATCTTGTGACGGTAGATCCACTTACCAGTAACAATGTTAGCATTGCGAGGTGGATCAGCGAGGTCCCAAGTGTTGTTGGAGAGAAGAGCACCATACTCCTCAACCATGGCGGAATGCCAATTTGGATCCTTGAGAGCACCACGATAAGTCTTCGGTATTGGAGATAAACCCTCAACATGAAGATCAAATATCTTTTTCGGCTGCACAATGCCCTGTTTAGCACGAGTGGCCATGGCGTGGGATGGTGGCGGTGGAGGGGCCCGCGGCCGGCGGGTCCGGAGTAGATCcacagcagcaggagccggcgacGGCGTTGCCGGCGGTGACGCTGCTGTAGTAGGAGAAGGACTCCCAGCAGGACCGCCATCGAGGCTCCTGGCAGGGCGCTCGACAGAAGCCCGTGCCCCAGGCGACCggggcgaggtcggtggcggcgaCCGAGGAGGggaccgtggcggcggcggcggcgaccgtggGGCCGCGTCCGGGGTCACCGTGCCTGGCACGGTGAACGGCATCAACGAGACCGGCTGCTCAGTACCCTGCAAAAAATCATAAGTGTGCAGGGAAGGAGTAGGAGTTGACGAAGATGGAGTGGAGGCAAAGGGAAAGGTTGACTCATCAAACACTACATGACGAGAGATGATGATCTTTTGGGTGGAGCGATCAAGGCAACGATAGCCATGATGTCGTGATGGGTACCCTAGAAACACGCATGGCACGGAGCGAGGCGCAAGTTTGTGCGGAGCAACGGCTGTGGTGTTGGGGTAACATAGACATCCGAAAACCCGAAGACCAGCATAGGCAGGATCTACGCCAAGTAAGGCACGAAAAGGAATACGATCCGAGATTGCCTTGGAAGGCAGCCGATTATGCAACATAACGGCGGTGTGAAGAGCTTCGACCCAAAAAACGAGGTGGCATACTAGCTTGGATAAGGAGTGTACGAGTAATGTCATTAAGAGTACGAATAATGCGTTCGGCTTTGCCATTCTGTTGCGAAGTGTATGGACATGAAAAGCGGAGTGCAATTCCATGGTGCTGGGCAAACGAATGGAGGAGTGAATTATCGAACTCACGACCATTATCACACTGAATAGCCTGCAAGCGTGCACTAAACTGGGTGAGCGCTAAAGCATGAAGGGACGACAAGTGCGAGAAAGCTTCGGACTTAATCCATAGAGGGTAAACCCATGCGTACTGAGTAAAATCATCGAGACAAACGAGATAATACTTAAAGCCAGAAATACTCTCAACAGGAGATGTCCACAAATCACAGTGAATTATTTGAAAGGGAGTAGTGGTTACACGATTGGTGGAAGAAAAAGGAAGACGAACATGACGACCTAACTGACAAGCATGACACAAACTACTTTTATTCTTTTCACTAGGGATAATCGAAGAACGAGCTAATGACTCCATGACGGGCCGCCCAGGATGCCCAAGCCGACGGTGCCAGAGTGTTGCATCGACGACGAGGAAGGCGTGTGGCTGGCTGGTAGAGGAAGGGCGGATGGAGTAGAGAGCTCCGAAGCTATTGCATCTGAGAATCTCGGTCCTGGATAGAagatccttcacagaaaaaccaagAGGGTCAAATTCGACGGAGACACGATTATCAATGGTGAACTAACGAACAGACAAAAGGTTTTTAACTATGTTAGGAACTACTAAGACATTACGAAGGTAAAGAGGACGAGAGGTGGTGGAAATAGGAAGACGTGCATGGCCGGTACCCGTGATTGGAAGAGTGGAACCGTTACCGACAACGACAGCACGacgagaggagggggggggggacacGGAGGTGAGCATACCGGGATCGGACGCGAAGTGGGAGGAGGCGCCGGTGTCCATCACCCACTCCCTGGAGGGTGCTTGCAGCCCCATGGTTTGGAACTGATGCATGAGCGCGGCCTGGTCCCATGAAGCCGAAGttaatgccggtgatgatggagccgTGCCGGTGAGACCGTAGGAGGGCTGTCCAGAGGCGTAGCCGTAGCCGTAGGGAGCAAGGCCGTACGGGTTTTGGGCGTAGAACGCATGCGGCGACGGGGTGTGCCGGGGCGCGTAGCTGGGAGCAGGGGCATAGCTGGGCGGCGCGCGACCGAGCAGCCCCCCTTGGCCATAGGGCCACATCTGGATGGCGCCGTTCCAGGGATGCTGCGGTGAGGGCCAGGAAGGAGTGGCAGCCTGCAGGGTCGCGGGCGCCGGGATGATCTCCTTGGTGACTCCAgcggcggccttcttcttcttcttcttcttctttccttttccagGAGCCTTGCCAGGGTTGCCGGTGTTGGTGAAGAGGGCCGTGTCCGAGTTGCGGGCGCGGCGGTTTTTGCGTTTCATGTCTTGGAGCGCAAGCAACGAGCGGCACCGCGCGAGGGTCATACCGGGCATGAGGGAGATCAGATCGGCGGCGGACTCGCATTGCTCGGAGAGGCCGTTGAGGCAGTGGACCACCATCTCGGCATCATCAACGGGGGCACCAAGGTCCGCAAGCCCATCGGAGAGGGACTTGACCTTCTGAAGATAGTCGGCCATACTCATCTCTCCCATCTTGACATCGCCGAGCTCGGCCGTGAGGTGGAGTTGACGATTGATCTTGTGGTCGTTGAAGAGACCATTGATGCTGTTCCAGAGATCGACAGCGAGGGGATCGTCGCCGGGCGTCATGACGGCGTCGAGGATACTGAGCGAGACAGACCCATAGAGCCAAGAGACGACGGTGGCGTCGAGGAGAGACCACTCCGGGTTCGGCGCATCGGGAGCATCGAAGTCGAGGTGATCCAGGAGGGCGTACTTGCGACAGGCGGCGCGGAAGAAGGTGCGCCACTGCCGGTGAACGCTGGTGTCGAGCGCGAGCTCGACAGGAACATGGCCTTTGATGGTGTGGAGGCCGACGGCCTGGGCGTGCAGCGAGGTCAAGGAGAAAGACCCCGCGCTCGTCCCTGATCCATCGACGGCGGTCGCGAGAGGCAGCTtggccttggcggcctcggcgtcctGGCGCTCCTTGGCGGCGGCCAGCGCCTGGTTCGTCGCGTCGGTGCCGGGCTGCGACATGGATGCGGCGGTGCGGGCGCGGCGGCGAGAGAGGAGGTGGTGGCTTCGGCGGCAGCGGAAGGAGGAGGGCGGCACAGGCTAGGGTTAGGTTtttaggctctgataccatgtaagatTAGGGAAACCACACGTTGTGGTGCCTTGTATTGATCAATATATATAGGTTACAAGGCAGAGTTCGTATCATATAATATACGGACACCTATACAAGGACTACACATATACAACCGTATAACTATACAAAAACAATACGGTTATATATTCCAACAGACTGCCATGTCATGAAACTTGCTCAGACTCCTGTacttatttcctttttcttctgaCACTGCTCATGACACTGTTCATGTCATGAATCTTGCACAATATTGGTACTTTGCGCTACATACTTACTTCCCGACTTCCAAAGCAAGGGCTAGATAAAATACAAGCATGAACGCTGATCATACTTCT
Coding sequences within:
- the LOC123078945 gene encoding uncharacterized protein; its protein translation is MSGGASKRFGENEDFELLLSKSDIRESSYRKHSLWMAHWTRDGHSAEPQNSKSCSPFEETDDVGYSKDCGNLPFELMKARMAERLMVGVSHGGASSGNTQQFSSNMWGVAHDVCQEVQCKNTDQFNRPFERSMVQKNLNVYAAKTVISERFSVHKPSDFSVDSHKLLSSDNLSSEWSHFPMFAINRKIDCILNPRRSALSASSDKFFVPQYNLKANISASNTMAFSSKEYQFHTHQVSDENMTHCKSAAVIQPHQDDCLGLNSDHAGRNLKGHLSVEESCSCSKDETNSLGSPSKGSPYQSSKNKDIFSASRKDDEIVEPLLEQKLGTSERCQKQQDLEEVVFYEPALDREYQMKSVDASSIGKGIDVDINGQGVTFPNLLQGEQQYRKVDSAVNFTEISKLLEKIEKAPVMKSKGEALACRKPPRQKLTNSKQKGSYLFEMLTVPSKPHLTCSKDPTYSVNSRSNTSRCSLETQKQFSTKTDTLYSDAHDASKSIAGFASTSTQKDSGYPDSEKTERVVSSSTKRVSSCCEGNETINMSSEHQNSYSKATCASKKEWNIPKTSSMNLDLVLFQMSRMRNPISKAPTESPVCSDPNDKWLKRLKCDSSDPHVPCSKKPKTGDIATPGGACTVFGQVLDYKRDSACMIKQVKEDQVVHETLMDQQNQDASRMSTKSLNHWIGRWCQGGSPSFHGASSPGKQSRKSNTPPDCLEGQFPSIAAMAMMGRVMNKLRPCELEKRGPSVVWKTEGL